The Solea senegalensis isolate Sse05_10M unplaced genomic scaffold, IFAPA_SoseM_1 scf7180000016352, whole genome shotgun sequence genome includes the window ATACAAGATGATGACAACACAGCGGTGGTGACAACACCAAGCGATgatgacaacacacaacacaatggTAACACAACGCACAAtgataacacaacaacaataatgatgatgacaacaacaacaacaacgatgatGACAACACAACCGGCGACAACACAGCGGCGATGACAACTAGCGGCAGtgataacacaacaacacaatggtaacacaacaacacaatggtaacacaacacacaatgatGACGACACAACAAACGATGATGACAATACAacacatgatgaaaacacacaacaacgatgatgacaacacaacaatgatGACACAGcaacaatgatgatgacaacGCAACAACGATGACAACACAACAAGCGATGATGACAACACAACGTGACGCTTACAACAGCGATGACAGCACAACAACGATGATGACAACTACAACTGTGGgatgacaacaacaatgatgatgataacgcAACACACAATGAGgatgacaacacaacaatgatgatgacaacacaaaaaacaatgatgatgacaatacaacaacaatgacgatgacaacacaacacacaacaacaatgatgatgacaacacaacaacaaaaatgatgacaacacaacaaacaacagaaatcaaaacaaaatgattacaAGTCTGTGGTCCTGACTCTTTAGCCCCTGTGTGAAGGAAGagttgtgacctttgacctttgactgaCCTGGGTGAACTGGTCAAAGGTCAGCGTgtggctgctgcaggtcagGTCCTGGACGATCTCTCTGACCTTGTATCCAGGCAGAGGGAGATTAGCCGCTCTGAAGAGTTCGTTAAGTTCATCTTTGCTGATGAAGCCATCGTTGTTTATGTCTGTGACAcagggggcggagtcacaggagaacaaacaacaacaggggggtattccatcaagcaggctaaaggcaaagccaagcttaaatggccaagtctggctaatatgagtgtcagttcggttccatcaaagaggctgagattagccccaactcagtaaccatggaaactatgactctggctaagcctcaaccatggctaagccataactgtggctcaggtttccgttccatcaatctgagcctcaactctgttccaccaaggtggctaatgtgaatgccagccaagtaaccatggtaacttatgctgccgggcaaacctggtgtgtagcaggctaaaagtgaagcttagcaccatctatgatcaaagaatgtccaatagacagaaacagagacacacacaactgtcatggaatgataaaataatatgataaacataaactatataataaaatgtattcaagaaatgATTtagactaataattatatattatatattatataatattaagtacattaaagaacattatcacccaaataaaatataataaaaaacaagacacaaataaatacaaaattaaactaattagcaaaaaatataataaaaggaaatttaaagagatcatcattgtttcgatgtaacaagggttagtgcctctgattgataggagatagatgattgatttgctgtcacctgcattcactgtAATTgtgtcctcgtctccattgaattgcttgatttgctaaaatgattctagataaataatcaatagatctgtcatatgattatttcctatagaatgataaccaacattgcatttcttcatgtaataatctaccatcaattgtatgataaatgtgatgagtcatgtaaaatactttgattaaatgctattattatttaaaaaatgtaaatgtaggatttaaagtgcttcaaagtgattcaaagtgctttacataaaataaaatgaaaatacaacaattcaacatatagcatgtgggacaaaatacagcatgtaaaaatgacaggcttaaatgaaaatgatatcaattctatacaattggccatgcaggatataaaaataaataacaatcagttgataaatgtgatgaatatcacgttCTAACATTAGTACTAGGACtatcaaatgatcaaatatggagaatttcacataaattgcagtgaaacaataatgctattttaattatgttcatatgaatgttacttattagtgttgtcttttcattttcattttagggatttggttgcattaatagatccacataattgattagtttaaaacaaatcaatcaaatcaagaaatcaattggtagattattgtctccatatatgttgtccctttgatggaggatttataaaacatgatgatgcagaaatacttcattttctttgtcacttacacaTTCAGCCTGTCGCCAATAatctgccacgccacatccctcgctttattgattgccgcggtattgcccttctttgggattatgtggctgtaatcctcatatacctccatgaggagaacatctctgcacgctctttttttcccttgcttttcggcatttttcacagtttccgtgctcgactagaatgggctttttattttccctgtgggcgtgcacaagttgaggcttaacaggtgaggcttgactaagcgtcaggtggagccagctgatttcacttgatggaacggcttggagctagattgggagttggagcttagtcaagcttcaagcttacacctaagtctggcaattcttagctacgttgatggaatacccccctggttagtgagggaggagggtgggcggagtcacaggagaacaaacaacaacagattagtgagggaggagaggggtgGAGTCAcaggagaacaaacaacaacaacagattagTGAGGGAGGAGGGTGGGGAAGTACAGGAGgaacaacaaacagcaacaacaggttAGTGAGGGGAGAGTGGGTGGAGTCACAGgagaacaaacaacagattagtgagggaggtggaggcggagtcacaggagagacaaacaacagattAGTGAGGGAGGAGGTAGAGTCACAGGAGGGACAAACAACAGTTTAGTGAGGGAGGAGAGTGGGTGGAGTCAGGCTTCACACCAGATCAACATATCATCTtcaccatcgtcatcatcatcactcacctaTCTTCATGAAGGCGTCTCTCAGGTCTTGTATGTCCTCAGCAGAGATGTGAGTTGGGTCCATGTTTGAAGTTTGATCCTGAGACAGAAAGTGAGTCAacttctgtttttatgtttgacaAACTACATGGAGACAGTCAGACTGTCTCACTCGGTCTGTCttactgtctctgtctcactctctgcttcactctctctgtctcactgctgctgcagaacgTTTCAGATTCGtaacaaagtgaccacaaactTCCTGAGCTTTAACTTCTGCTTCCTcttcactgaagctgctgcacatgactgtgacatgtttaacatgtttaacaCGTGTTTAACGTGTGTTTAATGAAGGTTTAACgtgtttaacatgtttaacaCGTGATTAACGCAAGTTTAACACAAGTTTAACGTGTTCAACAAACACTAAACTTTAAACTTTCCAAACTCACCATGTGTCACCTTCCCAGAACAACCTGctagggtcaaaggtcacctgaAAGTGTGCTGCACTGACCTGAGAGTGtgaggaggatgaaggtgaTGAAGAGCTGCTGTGGTTCAGAGGTTCTGGGGTGCAGCGCGGTGGATGAGCGGGTCAGTGTGAGGCTGCTGAGCTGCTCGCTGCTCCACAGACTGCAGAAGTCAGTGTTCACAGGTCTGAGGAAGGAAGTGACGTCGAGACCAGAAACAGGAATCAAACCTGCTTTTGTCTTTATATGGTGATGCACGCGGCCGCGtgagagggggcggagccaccATCATCAGGTCAGAGACGCTGAGTTTGTTAATATCATACAATACTAATAACTACAGTTATCATGACTCAGCAGATCTGAGaatcactgtcacacagaacaataataatgatgagctTCCAGCAGGAGGCGCTCCATGTCTTGTGtgaagtttttgttttcaggtcacttcctgtttgatggTGaacaaagataataataataataataataataataatgtccttATAAAGAGAGGACACGTCTGaagtctcacttcctgtttgtgatgACTGACTTCCTGTGGGGAGCttcttttgtcattgtttatagtattttattattattttttatggttaaggtttatAACCTGTTGCAGTGcttgttgacctttgaccctgctgctgctctaacaAGTGAATTATCCCAGAGTGGGATcaataaaatctaatctaacCTGATCTCGACTAATCTAAAATAAACTAATCTCACCTAACCTGATCTAAACTAACCtaaactaatatatatatatatatgtatatatatatgtgtgtatgtatatatatatatatgtatatatatatacatacacacatatatatatgtatatatatacacacacacatatatatatatacatacacatattatatatgtgtatatttacagtcATGTGAAAAAATGAGGACACCCTatgaaaacacatgtgttttttaacatatttagacATATGGATATTTAATATCAATTTTAACAATACTGAGAGATTCAAGTAATATAACTAAACAagtaaaactgaagaaaatactttttaaaactttctgTAAAACGTAATAAGATAAACATGCAATTTCTGGTGACACCCCCACATTTCTTCCCAATTAAAATGGCTGaaatcacacacaggtgtatCCCATCAGGTGCACATGATTAGAACATTGTTACTCAGCAAATTTAAACCTCAGACATTCAGTGTGGTCTCCTGACTGACGTGAGCGTGAACACCATGGTGAGATTGAAAGGCCTGTCTGAGGCCCGTCCGTGGCCCGTCTGTGGCCCGTCTGAGGCCCGTCTGTGGCCCGTCCGTGGCCCGTCTGTGGCCCGCCTGAGGCCCGCCTGTGGCCCGCCTGAGGCCCGTCTGTGGCCCGTCCGTGGCCCGTCTGGCCGTGGCCGCCCGTCAGCCCAGTCTGTGGCCATACGGAGCCGTCTGTTAGCCGCCTGTGGCCCGTCTGTGGCCCGTCCGTGGCCCGCCTGAGGCCCGTCTGTGGCCCGTCTGTGGCCCGCCTGAGGCCTTAGAAAGAAGATTGTTGCAGCTTGTTGCAAACATTTGTCCTGAAATCAGATGGTTTTTTTTCGATCGTACAGTTACGAGTTTGATTTGAACTTCCTGTCTGGGATGAGAGACgtaggccgtttctcaatatccatccatcaagccatgtatcccagaatgcatttggaatacaaatataaaaccTATAAAACTATAATGTAATCGTCGTTAACTTTTCATCACAAACTCAAACAGTGAACTCTAATCCCacagtcagaggtcagaggtcatgtccGGAGACATTCGGTGTGTCCTCGCTCTGTCCTTGGTCGTCCTCACGTGGACTCTTCAGTTGCGGTTGGACTTGCTGAATCTCCACTGCGCTCGTGTCCCCGCCTCCGTCCTCCCACTTCCCATCATGCACCTCTGCCGTCTCCCGTGTGTCCTCGTCCATGATGAACAGGTTCTTCATGGAGTCAGCCACCGCGTCCCTGAGCTCGTCGTCCGAATCCTCGAAGTTCCTGATGAGGACAGACGAAGACTCGGCttcagcagagagacagacagacagacagacagacagaggatggACTTACGTGTCCTCGTCGTCTGATTTCAGCTCTGGACTCTCTTCAGCCGTCTCCATGTCACAGTCCTCCTCTGGATGTGGATCTGGGACTGAAGACACTGAACAGTCAGCTGTGAGAACGCTGTGaagatgatgtcacagtgatgatgtcataccTGCAGTCGGTGAGTGCAGAGTAGAGGAGGTGAGCTGAGCGTGAGCGAGAGCGTTGAGCAGAGTGTTTGGACGACCTTGAGTCCAGAGTCTGCGAACTGAGAACATTCATACGTTCATCACTCACTCAGGTCGTAGTCTGacggacagtgagacagacgcTGCTGCAGTTCATAcgttgtctccttctacttcaggGTTAAAGAACAGGGTTACGTGATCCAGgtttgttagtctgactaagactacctccatttcagtcggactaatgtgttttcagtcggactaacgtgtttccagtccagtttcagtcagactaacgtgttttcagtccagtttcagtcggactaacgtgttttcagtccagtttcagtcagactagattccagtccagtttcagtcagactaaggATTCCAGTCAAGTTTCAGACTAGCGCAGTTTCAGTCTAAGTACAGTTTCGCCAGTTTCAGTACcgtgttttcagtttcagtcagtTTTCCAGTCAGTTTCAACGGTTTCAGTACCAGTTTCAGTCAGTTTCAGTTAAAAGTTTTTTCATAGTTTAACGGTTTTCAGTACAGTTTCAGTCTAGACAGTCAGACTACGGTTTccagtccagtttcagtcagactaagtTTCAGATCAGCAGTCCCGCagtcagtttcagtcagactagttttccagtccagtttcagtcagactaaccagtccagtttcagtcagactaattCCAGTCAGTTTCAGTCGACTAGCGTagtcagtttcagtcagactaacgtgttttcagtacagtttcagtcagactagcGGGTCCAGTTCAGTCAGTCTAGCGTGTTTCCagtcagtttcagtcagactagcGTTCCagtcagtttcagtcagactagcATTGATTCCagtcagtttcagtcagactaacgtgtttccAGTACGGTTTCAGTCAGACTAGCGTGTTTCAGTACAGTTTCAGTCAGATAAcgagtttcagtcagactaacgtgtttccagtccagtttcagtcagactagcagagtttcagtcagactaacgtgattccagtccagtttcagtcagactaacgtgaTTCCAGTCAagtttcagtcggactaacatgtgtTTTGTAAACACTGCACCTTGTTCGGTCTCCACCACTGTGTCGTAGATGGAGTTGACGTCCATGTTGGCGAGAGCATCCAGCAGAGTCTGAGGAGTCCTCTGACTCCACCCCTTCCTTTCCTCTGACCAATCCCTGAGCTtcaactcctccccctcctggaAGCTCAGAGTCTTGTTCAGAGGGTCATTGTCCTGCTCaagagacaaaaagacataaaacagtGAAGAGAAGACGAGTAGAAGACATGAAAGAGGACAGGAAACATCACTGACCGTCTTGTTGTCTTCTCGTCTctcgtcctctgtctctgcGTCTTGTGTCTCGTCGTCTTCTAAGCGGATCTCAAACATGATTCCCTTCTGCAGAAAGACAGTCCCACTGTAACTCTGCGGTCATGTGACTCACAGcgacacttcctgtgtgtgtcctgaTGTGACAGACAGGGGGCAGCACTGATCTCACCTTGTGTTTGTTCTCCTCTCTGATCAGCTGCAGAGCAGCGGCCACGTCCTGCACAAGTGAAAATATAGTGaatatccaccagggggcgactctgcagCTCTATGACGTCAGTTTCTTATCTGATCTGTAGAGGAAACTAAAGACGCACCTGTGCAGCTGCAGCGCTGCGCCGCCCTCTGCTGTCTGAACACGGCTCTGCGTCGCTGGCTTTGTCCAACACAAACGTCTCATGTTTGTGTTCTGGTTCAGTCTGAAAAGCAACatgagtgtgactgtgtgagaccaaaacctggtcctaatgaggcaggagctcgtttctgaggaactggtttaggACAAAGATTTGGTTGTGtttaggttaaagttagtgaTCAACTGTTTTTTAAGGTTAgtgattaactggttatggttagtgatgAACTGTTTTTTAAGGTTAGTGATGAACTGGTTTTTAAGGTTATtgattaactggttaaggttagtgattaaCTTCTATGGTTAAAAGTTGAAGTagattaactggttatggttaatgatATGTTTTTTAAGGTCAGTGATTCACTGGTTTAAGGTTGTGTGATTAACTGGATTTAAGGTTAATTTGATTCACTAGATTTAAGGTTAGTGATTAACTGGGTTACTGGGTTAAAGTACGATGAACTGTTTTTAAGACAGTGAATTTACTGGTTTTTTAAGGTTATTGATTAACTGGATTGGAGTTGGTGGTGACTAGTTTTAAGGTTACTAGTGATGAACTGGTTTTAAGGTTATTGGTGCTAGTTAGGCGTTAACTGGTTAAGTTAGAGTGATTAACTttggttatggttagtgatgAACTGTTTTTTAAGGTTAGTGATTAACTGGTTTTAAAGGTTATTGATTAACTGGTTCAAGGTTAGTGATTAACTAGTTGGAGTTAgtgattaactggttatgatttAGTGATGAACTGTTTTTAAGGTCAGTGATTCACTGGTTTTAAGGTATTGATTAACTGGTTAGGAGTTGGTGATTGACTGGTTTTAGGTTAGTGATTAACTGGTTGGAGTTAgtgattaactggttatggttagtgatgAACTGCTGAGTTAGTGATTAACTGGTCAAGGTTAGTGATGAACTGTTTTTTAAGGTTAGTGATTAACTGGGTTGCATAAGTTCGTGATTCACTGACTTTTAAGGTTAgtgattaactggttaaggttagtgattaaCTGGATTGGGTTAGTGATTAACTGGTTAAAAGATTGATGATTCTGTTTAAAAGTTATTAGGATtcactggttaaggttagtgattaactggttaaggttagtgattaactggttaaggtcaGTGATTCACTGGTTTTTAAGGTTAGTGATACTGGATTTAAATT containing:
- the LOC122763029 gene encoding plastin-2-like, producing MDPTHISAEDIQDLRDAFMKIDINNDGFISKDELNELFRAANLPLPGYKVREIVQDLTCSSHTLTFDQFTQVSQRSKVTTLPSHRG